TACGGCACATACTTCGCCATGCCGCGATCGGCGCAAATCTTCGTCAACGACGCCGTCAGCGTCGTCTTGCCATGGTCCACGTGCCCGATCGTCCCAATGTTTACGTGCGGCTTCTTCCGCTCAAATTTCGCCTTCGCCATAACCTCGTCTCCTTACGTCAAATAACAACGCCGACACCTGCCACCCCCGTGGCCGAGAACCGCCGAAAGGGCTCCGGATCGGGACCAGCGTAACATGGAGCCCACGACGCGGATCGAACGCGTGACCTCGTCCTTACCAAGGACGTGCTCTGCCAACTGAGCTACGTGGGCCTTCCCCTTCATCTCACGACACCCGACGCACACATCTCGATGGAGCGGGCGATGGGATTTGAACCCACGACAGCCAGCTTGGAAGGCTGGAACTCTACCACTGAGCTACGCCCGCCCTAGTTCCCCTGAAAGTTCACCGCCATCCGATTATCACAACCCGCGCACATCTCGCGTTACACCCAACACCATATTCAATTCAAAATGGTGGGCAGGCAAGGATTCGAACCTTGGAAGACATAAGCCAGCAGATTTACAGTCTGCCCCCTTTGGCCGCTTGGGTACCTGCCCATCCTCCGCCCCTGCTGATCCACTCACTCCAAACCCATCACAAAACCAGCAGACTTTTCCACAATAACCAGGCACGAAAAACTAGAGTAAGCCTGTCCGCACACAGCTCTCTCCCCTCTTCTTCAAAAGAGGAACGGCTGATCTGGCGAACCAGGCTAGTTTAGGAAACGCTCGATTCTATTGACGAAGTCATGCGAAGTCAAGAGGAGAATGGGGCTCACGCTTACTTTTTTCCCTCAACCAGCATGCCAGATGCGCATTGGTGTCGAGCCTGAAAATTATCGACCTGCCGCACACGCGCCACCGCCTTACCAACAAATTTATCAGGCAAACCAATGACTTGATTCATCAGCCTCATCGCCTCACCGGCCGAAATGCGATCACTCGCGGCTAAAAACCGCTTCTGAGTGACTCGCCGTTCATCAGGATCTTGCGGAACATAATAGCCGCGCAGTTCTCCCGATTGCATGGCTTGCTGCAACCGCGCCATCCACTGTTCGGCCAGCTTGGGGGATCCCGCCAACAACCCGCTCCCCTTTTTTTCAATCTCAAGCTGATTCCAAATAGCCCATCCGACAAAGACCGCCCAGGTTTCATTCAGCGCTTCCCAGGCCTCAGGATCGGACAGGTATCGCACCTCCGTTTCCCGGCTCCGCTGAACCACCGGGGTAATGGCAACTTCCCGATAGCGACAGATCTGGAGGGCCCGAGCGAAGGCCAAGAGATCCTCGGCTGAAGCCCCTGCCACAGATGACACCGTCTCTTCACGCGACTCCAGAAAGTCCATATAGGCGTGGAACAGCTCGTGGTAGAGCACCTCCAGCTCTTTGGAGGTCATGTTCTTGAGCGACCGCAGATCCCGGCCAGCCGCATGGAAAGACAAACTTCGGTTCAGCACCATGCGGTGCTCGCCCGGATGGTACTCCGCGGCATACGCGCGGAGATCGTCGAATTCAAAATGGACAAAGTCCGGGGGCATCGCCTTCAGAAAGCCAACCGGCAAATGCAGGCCTTCCGC
This is a stretch of genomic DNA from Nitrospira sp.. It encodes these proteins:
- a CDS encoding GTP-binding protein is translated as MAKAKFERKKPHVNIGTIGHVDHGKTTLTASLTKICADRGMAKYVP